A window from uncultured Flavobacterium sp. encodes these proteins:
- a CDS encoding DUF2007 domain-containing protein, whose protein sequence is MIEIFSGSYIDAMNIKNLLENNDIPVFTANEYMSSIQPWSVSAGGNASAILKVQEKDLEDGKKIIDDYNKGEYNLDV, encoded by the coding sequence ATGATAGAAATTTTTAGTGGATCCTATATCGACGCAATGAATATTAAAAATTTATTAGAAAATAATGATATCCCAGTTTTTACTGCCAATGAATACATGTCTAGCATTCAGCCATGGTCTGTTTCTGCCGGAGGTAATGCTTCTGCAATTCTAAAAGTGCAAGAAAAAGACTTAGAGGATGGTAAGAAAATAATAGACGATTATAATAAAGGAGAATATAATTTGGATGTATAA
- a CDS encoding aspartate kinase — protein MRVFKFGGASVKDAEGIKNVYDVLQKVGYEDVILVVSAMGKTTNALEVVIKNYFDKSAELNSSVQEIKKYHNQILLDLFEDEKHAVFAAVTAQFSELEYFLAHNKSPNYNFVYDQIVSFGELISTTILSHFMNFMGIQTQWLDVRNFIKTNANYRDAEVDWEITQQLISKNVPRKILNITQGFLGADENNFTTTLGREGSDYTAGIFAYCLNAESVTIWKDVPGVMNADPRYFENASLLNQISYREAIELAFYGATVIHPKTLQPLQKKEIPLYVKSFINPLLKGTCVSKGVDLEPQYPCFIVKRNQLLISLSSIDFSFIMEENISEIFALFHEFKIKVNLIQNSAISFSVCVEDKFENFNELNAILSKKFKVDYSENVTLYTIRHFTEQAAQTVEENKEVLLKQVSRETMQIVTKEIN, from the coding sequence ATGAGAGTATTTAAATTTGGTGGTGCATCAGTTAAAGATGCTGAAGGAATAAAAAACGTTTACGACGTTTTACAAAAAGTAGGTTACGAAGATGTGATTTTAGTAGTTTCGGCTATGGGAAAAACTACAAATGCTCTTGAGGTTGTTATCAAGAATTATTTTGATAAATCGGCAGAGTTGAATTCATCTGTACAAGAAATAAAAAAATACCACAATCAAATCTTATTAGATTTATTTGAAGATGAAAAACATGCAGTTTTTGCTGCTGTAACTGCACAATTTTCAGAATTAGAATACTTTTTGGCGCATAATAAATCTCCTAATTACAATTTTGTTTACGATCAGATTGTGAGTTTTGGAGAATTAATTTCGACTACAATTCTAAGTCATTTTATGAATTTTATGGGAATCCAGACGCAATGGCTGGACGTTCGTAATTTCATCAAAACAAATGCAAACTACAGAGATGCTGAAGTTGACTGGGAAATCACGCAACAATTGATTAGTAAAAATGTTCCTAGAAAAATATTAAATATCACTCAGGGATTTTTAGGTGCTGACGAAAATAACTTTACAACAACTTTGGGTCGTGAAGGTTCTGACTATACCGCGGGAATTTTTGCTTATTGCTTAAATGCCGAAAGTGTTACGATCTGGAAAGATGTTCCGGGAGTTATGAATGCCGATCCACGTTATTTTGAAAATGCTAGTTTGTTAAACCAAATTTCGTATCGTGAAGCAATCGAATTAGCATTTTACGGCGCAACGGTTATCCACCCAAAAACATTACAACCATTACAGAAAAAAGAGATTCCGTTATATGTAAAATCTTTTATCAACCCATTGTTAAAAGGAACTTGTGTTTCTAAAGGTGTTGATTTAGAGCCACAATACCCTTGTTTTATTGTAAAAAGAAACCAATTATTGATTTCGCTTTCGTCAATTGATTTCTCTTTTATAATGGAAGAAAACATCAGCGAGATTTTTGCTTTGTTTCACGAATTCAAAATAAAAGTAAACCTGATTCAGAATTCTGCTATTAGCTTTTCTGTTTGTGTGGAAGATAAATTTGAGAATTTCAATGAATTGAATGCAATACTTTCGAAAAAATTCAAAGTAGATTATAGCGAAAATGTGACTTTATACACTATTCGTCACTTTACAGAACAAGCTGCACAAACGGTTGAAGAAAACAAAGAAGTTTTATTGAAACAAGTTAGCCGCGAAACCATGCAAATCGTAACTAAAGAGATTAATTAA